From the Phycisphaerae bacterium genome, one window contains:
- the purH gene encoding bifunctional phosphoribosylaminoimidazolecarboxamide formyltransferase/IMP cyclohydrolase — protein MDVKVRTALISVSDKAGIVDFAKNLSAMGVKIISTGGTAKALALAGVNVVSIDSVTGFPEMMDGRVKTLHPKIHGGLLSIRDNTEHQAAMKKHGIEPIDMVCINLYPFEQTVAKPGCKFEDAIENIDIGGPSMVRSAAKNHKFVTVVTSSCQYEKVIAEMKASGGSVSEKTRSDFARIAFGLTAGYDAAISKYLNKQAGVRYPERISIALSKVKELRYGENPHQSGAFYKLPANEEVNVSSAKIMEDETQISFNNLLDVNAAFELVKEFAEPAAIVVKHLNPCGCAIDDDIHKAYQKAYETDVTSAFGGIIALNRKVDKNLATTVMESYSRFGKAKGAAGFFAEVIIAPGFDDDALETIRTLKPWGKRVRLMSTSAIDRAKINCGEFDVRCIVGGMLLQDRDLIGWEPALLTYPTKVKPNKEQLEDLRIAWICAKHVKSNTITLVKDRRLIGVGAGQMNRVESGFIAFKNSAEDPKGCAMGSDAFFPFPDNIDQAAKHGVACIIQPGGSKKDDEVIAAADKYGIAMVFTGKRHFKH, from the coding sequence ATGGATGTGAAAGTCAGGACGGCACTAATCAGCGTATCGGATAAAGCAGGTATTGTCGATTTTGCAAAAAATCTTTCGGCAATGGGCGTAAAAATCATCAGTACCGGCGGAACAGCCAAGGCACTTGCTCTCGCCGGTGTAAATGTTGTCAGTATAGATTCGGTGACCGGCTTTCCTGAAATGATGGACGGCAGAGTAAAGACACTTCATCCGAAAATCCACGGCGGGCTGTTGAGTATCCGCGATAACACCGAACATCAGGCAGCGATGAAAAAGCACGGCATCGAGCCGATTGATATGGTCTGCATCAATCTTTATCCATTCGAACAAACTGTCGCCAAACCCGGCTGCAAATTCGAAGACGCGATTGAAAATATAGACATCGGTGGCCCAAGCATGGTTCGTTCGGCTGCGAAAAATCATAAATTTGTTACGGTAGTTACAAGCTCCTGCCAGTACGAAAAAGTAATCGCGGAGATGAAGGCAAGCGGCGGTTCCGTAAGCGAAAAAACGAGAAGCGATTTCGCAAGAATCGCGTTCGGCCTGACGGCAGGTTACGATGCCGCGATATCGAAATATCTCAATAAACAGGCAGGCGTAAGGTATCCGGAAAGAATAAGCATCGCCCTGTCAAAAGTGAAGGAACTGCGTTACGGCGAAAATCCTCATCAGAGCGGAGCGTTTTATAAACTTCCGGCAAACGAAGAGGTAAATGTGTCATCTGCGAAAATTATGGAAGACGAAACGCAGATAAGCTTCAATAATCTGCTCGATGTTAATGCGGCATTCGAGCTTGTAAAGGAATTCGCCGAGCCGGCGGCGATTGTTGTAAAACATCTTAATCCCTGCGGCTGCGCAATCGATGACGATATTCACAAGGCATATCAAAAAGCTTACGAAACAGATGTTACAAGCGCATTCGGTGGAATTATCGCTCTGAACAGAAAGGTCGATAAGAACCTTGCCACGACGGTAATGGAATCTTATTCACGGTTCGGCAAAGCAAAAGGTGCTGCCGGATTCTTCGCCGAAGTTATAATCGCGCCGGGATTCGACGACGACGCACTTGAAACAATCAGGACTCTCAAGCCATGGGGCAAACGCGTGAGGCTTATGTCAACATCGGCAATCGACAGGGCAAAAATCAACTGCGGCGAATTCGATGTCCGCTGCATCGTCGGCGGTATGCTGCTGCAGGACAGAGACCTTATCGGCTGGGAACCCGCCCTGCTGACCTATCCGACAAAGGTAAAACCGAACAAGGAACAGCTTGAAGATTTGCGAATCGCATGGATTTGCGCAAAGCACGTAAAGAGCAATACAATTACGCTCGTAAAAGACAGAAGACTTATCGGCGTCGGCGCAGGACAGATGAACCGTGTCGAGTCCGGCTTTATCGCTTTCAAAAATTCAGCCGAGGACCCGAAAGGCTGTGCGATGGGCAGCGATGCGTTCTTCCCATTCCCTGATAATATCGACCAGGCCGCAAAGCACGGAGTTGCCTGTATAATCCAGCCCGGCGGGTCAAAGAAAGATGACGAAGTTATCGCAGCGGCGGATAAATACGGCATCGCTATGGTCTTTACAGGAAAAAGACATTTCAAACACTAA